In one window of Denticeps clupeoides chromosome 2, fDenClu1.1, whole genome shotgun sequence DNA:
- the prdm14 gene encoding PR domain zinc finger protein 14 — MSVSLSISPAVRDRSVFHPPPPGARYLDPFGGGAHGPFHPLRSLGRLVTEAQTLLPFTFSHPTSWGPPALPEPVPHFPTGSPGSGRSSVDPCSPPKEARTFTFTEEQLFTLLYGCSGGRSPERPALGGHHHPFDPEALDLPEGLSLRQTSCGAASDLGVFAGQGSVPKGTRFGPFMGKLVNTSEIKTHDDNTLMWEIFENGRLSHFVDGRGASGNWMSLVKCARFPEEQNLVALQVQGQIFYEACKEVRPEHELLVWYGDCYVQFLGIPLTLKEFVEDSSEQVSAEDSGEGFKCDRCGKVFAYKYYRDKHLKYTRCVDQGDRKFPCSLCNRSFEKRDRLRIHILHVHEKHRPHKCSVCGKSFSQSSSLNKHMRVHSGERPYKCVYCNKAFTASSILRTHIRQHSGERPFKCSHCGKAFASHAAHDSHVRRTHAKDKPFPCGVCGSTFPEAQELRCHMKCHKQRATVEGPAAHAAPFPASKENFSANREYRPWN, encoded by the exons ATGTCGGTGTCTCTGTCCATCAGTCCCGCGGTGAGGGACCGGAGCGTCTTCCACCCGCCGCCCCCCGGCGCGCGTTACCTGGACCCCTTCGGCGGCGGCGCGCACGGCCCCTTCCACCCGCTCCGGTCCCTGGGTCGCCTGGTCACCGAGGCCCAGACGCTCCTGCCCTTCACCTTCAGCCACCCGACCTCCTGGGGCCCCCCCGCGCTGCCCGAGCCGGTCCCCCACTTCCCCACCGGCAGCCCCGGCAGCGGGAGGTCCTCCGTGGACCCCTGCTCGCCCCCCAAGGAGGCGCGGACCTTCACCTTCACCGAGGAGCAGCTCTTCACCCTGCTGTACGGGTGCAGCGGCGGCCGGAGCCCCGAGCGGCCAG ctctcgGAGGGCATCACCACCCGTTTGACCCAGAAGCTCTTGATCTTCCTGAAG GACTGTCGCTCCGCCAGACGAGCTGCGGGGCCGCGTCCGATCTCGGGGTGTTCGCGGGTCAAGGCTCCGTGCCGAAGGGGACCCGCTTCGGGCCCTTCATGGGCAAGCTGGTGAACACCAGCGAGATTAAAACCCACGACGACAACACCCTGATGTGGGAG ATCTTCGAGAACGGCCGCCTGAGCCACTTCGTGGACGGCAGGGGGGCCTCGGGGAACTGGATGTCCCTGGTGAAGTGCGCCCGGTTCCCGGAGGAGCAGAACCTGGTCGCGCTGCAGGTCCAGGGCCAGATCTTCTACGAGGCCTGCAAGGAGGTCCGGCCCGAGCACGAGCTGCTGGTCTGGTACGGAGACTGCTACGTCCAGTTCCTGGGCATCCCTCTCACCCTCAAGGAGTTCGTGGAGGACAGCAGCGAGCAGGTCTCGGCTGAAG ATTCGGGAGAAGGTTTCAAGTGCGACAGATGCGGGAAGGTGTTCGCCTACAAATACTACCGGGACAAGCACCTGAAATACACGCGCTGCGTGGACCAGGGCGACAGGAAGTTCCCCTGCAGCCTCTGCAACAGGTCCTTCGAGAAGAGGGACCGGCTGCGGATCCACATCCTGCACGTCCACGAGAAACACCGACCGCACAAG TGCTCGGTCTGCGGGAAGAGCTTCTCCCAGTCGTCCAGCCTGAACAAGCACATGCGCGTCCACTCCGGAGAGCGGCCCTACAAGTGCGTGTACTGCAACAAG GCTTTCACCGCCTCCAGCATCCTCCGGACCCACATCAGGCAGCACTCCGGCGAGCGGCCCTTCAAGTGCAGCCACTGCGGGAAAGCCTTCGCGTCCCACGCGGCCCACGACAGCCACGTCCGGCGCACCCACGCCAAAGACAAGCCGTTCCCCTGCGGCGTGTGCGGCAGCACGTTCCCCGAGGCGCAGGAGCTGAGGTGTCACATGAAGTGTCACAAAC AGCGGGCGACCGTGGAGGGACCGGCGGCCCACGCAGCTCCGTTCCCGGCGAGCAAAGAGAATTTCTCGGCCAACAGAGAATATCGGCCCTGGAACTGA